A region of the Cannabis sativa cultivar Pink pepper isolate KNU-18-1 chromosome 3, ASM2916894v1, whole genome shotgun sequence genome:
AAGAtgctaatttttaattttcacgGCAAAAAGTGAacaataatcaaaataaaagCTTTCTAGGAAAGCCATTCCTCAATAAATGTACTCTTCTACCATTAGACGATTGCCACATAGACTTATCATGTCCAAAGATGGAGTCACCTTCCATGATTGACCAATACCCATAGAGTTATATAATATTACTTCTAATCCTCCACATGTCCACAGTAATGGAATGGGGCAAGATTCCACCATATGTATCATTCTAgaagcttgggggtaaatgttatccATGTTCTCGGCATGGGACACGTCGAATCCAGGTTAGCATATAAGGCCCACCATTATGTCCCAACAAAGATAATTTGCGACAAGCCCAAGTTTTATAGgaccacttgcactattctaagaactttttgatgtaactaaacctaagtcatcgaaagaccacaaccacatattttgtaaatctatggcatttgtatcttgttcatagtgtttttgacaaaatcattctctgcaaagagtcatatgcctatatccactgaaagtataatcatctcatttgcagatggatgtacattcaggggtggatatgagttttttgttatattcttaaaaacgatcactctagattttaccttaaacatagaaatttgaaatgtttgaaaatattaatgaatttctagtaatggtgaaaaaccatttaggtaagtggttaaagatcttgcgaactgatagtggtggagaaatagttagtagatatgcagttcaaagatcattaagttaatttttgaattatctccaaacttacctccctagaaattcgatttgcatattgatgattagttactagtcattgcctaagtccttctaaggtaataccctagtgaaaggaaaatttcagaatgatggaatggttgtgtagttagtgtaaaccattactagattcatggatgacctaatcgaactctaaagaaaagctagaactgttaaccatggtttgcatgtttgttagctattccaagtcattaggggtggaccatcccatagtcattagttaagaaagtgtttgtttaaacaaatactacttctctaagaaaatgactaagtctgaaaaataaagtagcagataaaggagatatttttttcttgattccaaaagtgttctatcatcttattctacatatgatgatcccactgcctctgttgtcttgacacaaccgaagaggtcaataccatttagttttcttagacataattcacggtaccttgtcgtagtggcagggtttctaggaactcaccttcttatgacttggaagacactagtgattaaaacccattgtgagtttaaacaagtaatggattgtcaaaataagaaactaagaagaaaagccaagagaactatggtttaatccattcacatggagtaacctaaagttttctactacaaggacatgaaaggaaattttcgtgtgTAAGTCTATTtgatggacttaacaaaatttcctgttcctagtattataggtttgagtttatctaaacctatggcttacagtatacctggttaattacttactctagtgcaagcagcttactttagtaagatgctgaagcattttcttttctaatggcaatctatggaagcttctcgacttctagacatagattttatttatctaaggaaaagtctcaactattccagaaaagataaagccatgaaagaattctttcAATCAACAGTTAGAGGTCTcggatatgctttagtatgccttagaccagacacctgttgttgagtgggagtaatgagtaggtatcagattaatctagcaaaggaacattggaagacaatcaagtaaatcttaagattaagaagaggaactatatgttagtcgataagggtgtgtttaaaactcttagactacaccacatcagatttctagacttgccttagtgctagaaagtctgctgatgagatggtgattactctggcggtggagtagtgattttagagaagtgttaaaacctatctaaagtctctaagtctaccagagagagactgaatgttaaagttgcaggaaaggtacttattcagtctaaggaaagttctataaatTTTTGGCAACGTTCTAAcatttcttaactactagtgttacttcctgattagCCATAAAGTAGTTGccgaaagtatagaatccagtatcccaagagagtgcacacatagagaggaatttcacaatatcaaagtTTTGTGactaaggaaatgtaatggtggagaaaaggttgggtTTAATACagcctgtcagatcctattatgaggagtatactactactacacttgatttgtatatcaagatgttgagattatttgaaatgcactttttgttttatattagtgcaagtgggagtttgttgggttctgtgccctaaataaaacctatttcaatataatcagatttactaataaagatcagaaataacattttatgtttcatggttcacatgatttatttcatgattatatatatataatgtataaattatatttaagtccagaacatatgaatttgttaatgattatagtgttgtcagcacagtggaatataatcttacttatatgttcgaaagtttattccctgatttgttagttcactggatttagactggcatgataatgaacgataggtattcttacaccttggataagtgttatgtcctttccagggcattggcaacgTTTacaagtatcggatgtatggagtatacatcggaagggaacgatattaaactttgattagatatgttaaaatttaccgtaatatctattcaattcaatatcacctgttgattctagatcaaatgatcttaatcctgatatggttaggttcgatctcaagagtattatacatgttctttgatttgttagttaagcctacttctgggtcagggtgatacgtacattttgggaacatgatagtataattgagtgggagcgctaacataaatatggaatctataacttatatagcaatttagaagtgaaacgatgatatccttcgagcttggctaaatagagataaatggttgagatctcatttcacttcgctgaaatatcatttatacggagctaagtgttttaaggataaaatacattgaaggctGTAActgtaatttagtccctatacaatggataattaatcgcgtatctatatcgtggaacatatagagtgttctatatgactgagagttcaatgccaagttctaagagtggatttaataaggaattaataagttagggaatttacttggtaaatttggttcggcttattggaagctcggttatataggcccatggtccccatactagttgagaccatactgcttgtaagactcagttaattaattttaattaatcaattataattctaaagttatactatgtctagtttatgaattttcactaagcaagggcaaaattgtgaacaaaagagattctaggttttatttgttaattaagagactttatatgtctaattaataaatatattaaatgataatattatttaataattaatttttagttattaaataattggaattggcatttaaatggttgaatttaaaaattagcgtttttgagaaaataggatgcaaaaatgataaaacagcaaaattgcataagtgaggcccaatatccaaagcccaggccggCCACTAGTGTaggattttatcatttattttttcattattttattgccaaataattctaacctaaacctaggtggttacctataaatagatagtgattactcacattcacacttaactttgtcagatgaaagttgagcctcctattctatgcCATAGCCGCCacactcttcttctcttttcttctctaaattttcgaaccttgagtgaaagagtgagtgcccacatacatcaagtggtatctcaatcatagtgtggaagattgtgaagaatcaaatatgcaagaaggagaatcagcatcaaagtaaggagagaaagagatccaggtttagatcttgataatgctctgctacagaaaggaatcaagggctagagatctgaacgaaaggagtcattatattctgctgcacccaatgtaaggtttcctaaactttatatgtgtttatttcattgttttagaattcatattaggatgttaatgaaacatacatggtagtaaatctagatcctggtaaaatatttgaAACAGACAGTCCCTACAATTGTTGGATTAAGTTAGAGGAATATGGCAACCTATTCcaatttcctattttgtgtatcaTAATTATGTAATGAATATTCTTTCCTATTTTATACATTGTAAGCGAAAGGGAAACATTCCCTCATGCATTAAGTCCCTATAAATAGTAACTTAGCCTCATTGCGAAAGGGATTGAAAGAATTGCTTCATAGAGAAATCTAAGAGAATTACTCAGAGATTTCATTGTAAGAGctatgagagagaaaaataatttcttCTTTGTGTCAAGTTAATACAAtctaaggggagtaggctattgcCACACTTACGGGaccgaacctctttaaaatctGGTGTTCTTTATTACTTATTGGTTTTTGctttatttgaattatattattaatcacTTAATAATTGACTCGCTAtcaggtcaacattttggtgctttcattgagaggaaAAACCCAAGTTTGTTGTTTGTCATAAGTTTAACAAGCATGCAGGATGGTGATGCAAACTCGCAGAGGTCTGGTTGATAAAGCAACCCAATGGTGATAGTTCCTACCATACAAACCTCTGGGAATACGTGAGGACCACCGGGGAGAAACCACGAACAGGCCAATACATAGCGACCTACTATGGGCCATGGTGTGACTTCCCCTCTGGCTGGGATCACTTCAGGGTGTGCAAGTGATTGGGAATACATGTTCTGTAGCTAACCAATCCACTCCTAACACTGAAATCCTATCAATTACTAATGCTCAGAGGACGGTGGGGGATGATACAGAGATCCAAAAGCTTCGAACAGCCCTTGGACTAATGCAAGGCCATTATAACGCTTTGCATCATGATCAGAAGGATCTCCGTATAGCTATAAACATCACATTTGACGTACAGAGATGATAGTTTATAGAGTGGAGAAAGAGGGAGATGGAAACTTTGAAGGCTCAACAAGCAGCCATCGATGATCGCACAAGGTAGGCCATCATACTAATAAGGAGGGCCTATTAAGTCGCTTGTTGACCTTGGTTTTAGCCAACGATAGTGAATCTAATTTATtaagcgacaagtagtttaCAACGATTGAAAgataataaagcaatataaagacacatgaattttatagaggttcagccccgagcagttcggtaatagcctaattctCGTTATTCGTATTAACGCAAGAAtaaggagaaaggttccttttcttatagatcttacaacaatatctctgaatatgaattcttagataatatctctTAAGTAAAATCTTTTGACCCTTTGCCCAatgaacatgcatcactatttatagcgctatgagcttggagagaaagtatttcttttctcattacaatggatataagcagaaagattgcataataaatacagaatacactgatcgtgggatttagacagcttgccatatctctgcaatctgatccccaagttataatgatttccttgatgactcACGGTGCGAAAGctaaattcgctaagtgttggtcgctCTGTGCGGATTGCTGATTACCCTACCTCAAGCATGCATATGAGGTATCCTGTTCGGACTATATCTTGCGGGCAGATACTCGGAGTTGATTCCACATGTCACCATCAtctgatgccacgtcagagtgccaaaaattgggataatatTTCCCCctaagtctgtacgggacttctGAAGTTGtgtgtagacttcatccgagtTGCTTTTGCATTTGGATGGGTGACACGTGTCAAGCGCGCCTTTCGcgactcgatgtgaggctgactgggcATCCCTTCGGTTTTCGATTAATAAATTCTCCgacaattaatatttcgaaatttgattttctctcAACTTGGTTTACGGCTACActtgattacttttgatttcccatattcgcttttaGGGGGGAACAGAGGCATCTGAGGTTCTTTTGAAATGATTACCCCTTTTTCAttatttgcctataaataccaatGAGGATTTGTCCAGAAACTCATTTTCACCGATCTTTGCTAAGTAAGCTCAGAGCGAAAACAGAGGTTTTTGGCTTCAAGCTTGCTGAAGTGCTTTCATCAAAACTGCTGGTTTGGCTTGGCGCAACTTGAACCCAGACGCTTGATTCCTTGAGTAAGTTCTCGATTTTCTTTATGTTTACTTTGCACATTTACTTTCTGAATGCACTTTCGATTTTGCTGTAGAAGATATGTAGGAAACCCAAAGTTTAGAAACTCTGTGATTTTCCTTTGTCACGGTTCATGCGATTTCATCGTCCGTAATGCTTATCTTTTAAACTGGATAATGCCTATCTTTCATCTTGCTCATTCTAGGCTTCATGAGATTTTTTTGCCTTAACTCCTGAAAATTTCAAGCTTCCTGAGTTTTGACTTTTCGTTGAATATTCTTATTCTTCAATCTGTTGAGTCCTCCTAGTCAGcatattttcttgttttaacGTTCGATATTCCAAacaaacactcatcttgtgtgttgtcttttgtagatgcaCCCATGTGACTTTTCGGGAAGCGAACACCAAATTGACAAGGAATTACTTCAACTCTTGCACGAGGATCATCCTTGTCTTTGTTCTAGTCCAACTTCTTCGAGTGACAGAAATTCTTCCTTAAATCTTTTGAccagccatagaatgatggctcctACCAAAAGACAATGCGTAGGGTCAACGCATTCGACCCTGAAGTGGCTCGGCATGCCACCCTACCCAGCGCCGAACAAGATGCAGCCATCCAAGAAGAGGAGGATCGTGAAGGGGACGCCGAGGTCCAGGAGATTGAAGAGCAGGATGATGCCCGTCCTAGCAGTCCTTCCAAtgcagaggaagaggaggaggttgCACCCCAAAACTATGGGGGATACAATGAGGTTGGCGAGCCAGTTGATGctgagggcgtggactacgcCAGTGAGGAACTTACTGCCGCAATTCGTCATAGAAGGCAAGGTACCTTGGGTGCCAAGTGGGTGAGCCCTCCAACCAAGGTTACTGAGGCACGCCTGCAGGATCTCGACCAGGATGGCTACCTGGGCGAATTAGACTGTTACATTCCCGCCCACAATAGGTGAGCCACAAACCCTGAAAAGGGaatgtgcgcctggtcgggtGCTCATGCCCAGCAAGGGGCATTGTTGCCTTTACACCCGTACTTTAGGAATGTGGCAAACTTCTTCCGCCTCTACCCGACCCAATGtactcccaagggcattaaaTATTTGTCTGCCCTCTTCGTTCTTTATGCCTCCCAGAAGTGGGATATGCCTTCTCCTCACGAAGTTAGCTcgttttttgattttatgtccACCCCTAAGCAAGGCAGGTCAAGGTACTTATATTTCTCTCAACCGAACTTCAATTGGTTGATGGGCACCGGGGAtaaggccatcagcaaaattGGGCGTTtggttgatgagtacttcatggtggatgGCATGGGCACCACCCGTACTCGGTTCCAATAGATCCCCACATATCACCGCCCTCCCTTCACTCTTTCTTTTAGAGATGGAGCTCAAGAGCTTGCTCAGCTGTCGGGGGATGACCGAAATATCATTCAGTTGACCTCCAAGGACAACTTTGTGAAGTACGGGCTCTATCCAAAGGATTTCATTCCTAAGCCATTCAAGGGGAGGAAGTGGAAATCTGGTGTTGAACGAGCTAATGGAGCTCATAAGGAGAATGAGCTGATTGAACTGAAgcgtgaggctaagttgaagggaggtgcaaggGCCAAATAGTATGCTCATGAGCCCTTCAATCCTGAAGATGgctgaggaagagcaggtgactccgCTCAAGAGGAGGAAGAAACTTCCAGCTCAATCCAGGCCCGTTGAACATGCAATTCGCATTAGGGAGCCCAGTTCACCTACTTGGCCATATTTTCCCGTGCTGGGAAAAGGGAAGGCCGTCCTGACAGAGGCAAGAGACTTATAAGGTGATGGTAGACTGTCGAGTCTTGTTCTGACAATCGCTTTGCAAgatattttgtcttatttttaaactttttgaCTATCATGCTTTATGCTTCTGATGCCTTTTTTACTTTAACCATGCTATTTTTGTTtcgtgcagacatgtctcagaAGATACTTGATGCCCTGAAGAAGAGAGTTGGGAGAAGCTCAAGCTCGTCCCCTCCGACCAAGAAATCTAGGGGCGGTGAGGCGACCCTTTCTAAGGAAAAGGCACAAGCCGGAGAGCTTATCGACCTTTCTGAGGAGCTAACTGTTGCAGATCCTTCTACTCCAAAAGTTTCTAAGTCCAAGGATTCTCGAGGAGGAAGCTCAGACACGCCTGAACAATTAAATGGCGGATCCGAGCTGGCCAAGAGTGGATATGAGCAAGTGTGGGCTCCTAGTCCACCTTTTCCGGTGCTTCCAGAGGCGAAGAAAGGCAGAGAGATGCTTGCCCATTACATGAACTGGTTGGTTCCTAAGGTAAGTGAGCAGCTGGCCAGTACTGATAATGAGTCTTCCCTGGAGTTCCTTTAATTCTTCTTTATTTGGTTCAGACCTTAAAGTTTTTTCTCAGTGTAGGCTTGTCTGAAGTTGGCTTACACATACTCCTGAGCTAAGTCTGCTGCTTCCCAGAACGTGGCTTTGTCAACCACCACGAGGGCGGAGgtggacttggccaagaaggatgCTGATGACGCCAGGGTGGAGCTCGAAGCTCTCCGACCAGAGCTGGGTGAAGTCA
Encoded here:
- the LOC133036041 gene encoding uncharacterized protein LOC133036041 yields the protein MAEEEQVTPLKRRKKLPAQSRPVEHAIRIREPNMSQKILDALKKRVGRSSSSSPPTKKSRGGEATLSKEKAQAGELIDLSEELTVADPSTPKVSKSKDSRGGSSDTPEQLNGGSELAKSGYEQVWAPSPPFPVLPEAKKGREMLAHYMNWLVPKNVALSTTTRAEVDLAKKDADDARVELEALRPELGEVNKKLFAAQKKITELTKDLKASDRLEDTIGTLSAKVNSLQDERTALRAFFCRLEEEKKFKDEELTAEVARLEEKVHALEKPGLELFYDISKANPQANFDYLGEAKYVYLEYCASKVAYGKPEATASTSSQNVDVPSA